In one Arachis duranensis cultivar V14167 chromosome 9, aradu.V14167.gnm2.J7QH, whole genome shotgun sequence genomic region, the following are encoded:
- the LOC127741553 gene encoding uncharacterized protein LOC127741553: MSLFRLVYRKACHLPVEVEHNAFWAVRECNMNLMKAGVERKLQLAELENLRLEACDNSRRYKEKMKAVHDKHIKRREFRPGELVLLCNSRLRLMPGKLRLRWEGPYRVEKVEPYGVFHLRHPTNSKFLKVNGHRLKLYHGEKIKNQKELEIFLLEDPPREAE; this comes from the coding sequence atgagcctCTTCCGCTTGGTATACAGAAAGGCTTGCCACCTCCCCGTAGAGGTGGAACACAATGCTTTCTGGGCTGTAAGGGAGTGCAACATGAATCTTATGAAAGCTGGTGTTGAAAGAAAGCTACAACTAGCAGAACTAGagaaccttcgcctagaagcatGTGACAACTCTAGGCGTTACAAGGAGAAAATGAAGGCTGTCCATGACAAGCACATTAAAAGGAGAGAATTCAGACCAGGGGAGTTAGTTCTTCTATGTAACTCcagactgaggctcatgccaggcaaactGAGATtaagatgggaaggtccatatagaGTAGAGAAGGTAGAGCCATACGGAGTTTTCCACCTGCGTCATCCTACTAACTCAAAATTTCTAAAGGTCAATGGACATCGCCTAAAGCTTTATCATGGTGAGAAAATAAAGAATCAGAAAGAACTAGAGATTTTCCTCTTGGAAGACCCACCAAGAGAAGCAGAATGA